A region of Bombyx mori chromosome 13, ASM3026992v2 DNA encodes the following proteins:
- the LOC101744085 gene encoding cilia- and flagella-associated protein 99, with product MVYYYTVNNIKLLKNLIDDFGTINEMTPHEFMEAYIESFPESGDDEKLKWITETFLGVQRHNKFLQAISNNFFSQLCEEDQLYFMILFYAITFEMEPSNTNSFYKCLFNLSKPLLHIFTKFLNGDEGLNEVSEIAHQYYDTKFVTKNIIKPLFDWQPYIKEMGCNYAEHMYKIENKKHKPPTVPLNLNVLNRKAKSTVASDLNDNVLPPLTPPNSVQNKIRKMVTKSAIDKKLKLIHIRNQEKATLLLNEVKKKNYNYLKTKSKQPRSTINEELPKNILSPIPQHKHPVQQNLSVPIVRENAITIKRLHKRVNDIEQKEMQWLENILQSCGNAAKIAELEEFDRRERERERLLEIEKRHLQGQISHEDAAIAKTILKQENRNKYEQFKKEKEIWTKELEKWKTNQIENNRKLIEKLSVIELRLLEARNNLMAKKKEAAENIKKETEIMVANAMKLKTEELERKTTMIKEIKLLSEIAKKARSPKIIDLTETSGIGLLCEMSMAELQERLNVMKIGLKDELEQKKKHISEENIAVKKDLEESKIKIKDFMNDQAHMRKQNKKTISNTDKIPTKEINDLKTILEEKRKLRLKLTS from the coding sequence atggTTTATTATTATACCGTGAATAATATAAAGTTACTGAAGAATTTGATTGATGATTTTGGTACCATAAATGAAATGACTCCTCATGAATTTATGGAAGCCTACATAGAAAGTTTTCCAGAAAGTGGTGACGATGAGAAATTGAAATGGATTACGGAAACATTCTTGGGTGTACAAAGACATAATAAGTTTTTACAAGCGATTTCGAACAATTTTTTTAGTCAATTATGCGAGGAAGACCAATTATATttcatgattttattttatgcaatcACTTTTGAAATGGAGCCGTCTAATACAAACTCGTTTTACAAATGCCTTTTCAATCTAAGCAAACCTCTACTACATATTTTTACTAAGTTTTTGAACGGCGACGAGGGATTGAATGAGGTTTCAGAAATAGCTCATCAATATTACGATACGAAATtcgttacaaaaaatataataaaaccacTATTTGATTGGCAACCATACATAAAGGAAATGGGATGCAATTATGCTGAACATATgtataaaatagaaaacaaaaagcACAAACCACCAACGGTACCTCTAAATCTCAACGTATTGAATCGAAAGGCAAAATCTACCGTTGCATCAGACCTCAATGATAACGTTTTACCTCCCCTAACTCCTCCTAATTCTGTACAGAATAAAATCCGAAAAATGGTAACTAAATCCGCTAttgataaaaaattgaaattaattcatattagaAATCAAGAAAAGGCGACACTGTTGCTTAATgaggtaaagaaaaaaaattataattatttaaaaacaaagtcGAAGCAACCTAGGTCGACCATTAATGAAGAATTgcccaaaaatattttatcaccCATTCCCCAACACAAGCATCCAGTACAACAAAATCTTTCCGTACCTATTGTTCGAGAGAATGCTATTACCATAAAGCGACTTCATAAGAGAGTTAATGATATTGAACAAAAAGAAATGCAGTGGCTAGAAAATATTCTTCAGTCTTGTGGAAATGCTGCAAAAATAGCAGAGCTGGAAGAGTTTGACAGAAGAGAACGAGAACGAGAAAGGCTTTTAGAAATTGAAAAAAGGCATTTACAAGGACAAATTTCCCACGAAGATGCTGCTATAGCAAAAACCATACTGAAGCAAGAAAACAGAAACAAGTATGAACaatttaagaaagaaaaagaaatatggACTAAAGAACTAGAAAAATGGAAAACAAATCAAATAGAGAACAATCGCAAACTTATTGAAAAACTTTCTGTAATCGAACTAAGACTTCTCGAAGCGAGAAATAATCTAATGGCAAAAAAGAAGGAAGCAgctgagaacattaaaaaagagACTGAAATAATGGTAGCCAATGCAATGAAATTGAAAACTGAAGAACTAGAAAGGAAAACAACTatgataaaagaaataaaattactgtCAGAAATAGCAAAAAAGGCAAGATCTCCCAAAATTATAGATCTGACAGAGACATCAGGTATCGGTTTACTGTGTGAAATGTCAATGGCAGAGTTGCAGGAACGATTAAATGTTATGAAAATTGGACTAAAGGATGAACTTGAACAGAAGAAAAAACACATCAGCGAAGAAAACATAGCCGTAAAAAAGGATTTAGaggaaagtaaaataaaaatcaaagattTTATGAACGACCAAGCCCACatgagaaaacaaaataaaaaaactatttctaatACGGATAAAATTCCCACAAAAGAAATAAACGATTTAAAGActattttagaagaaaaaagaaaattacgaTTAAAATTAACAAGTTAA